One Pseudomonadota bacterium genomic window, GTCGGGTCGTATTTCGGTAGGCTGCAAAAGTCCTCTTACCGGAGGCATAAAAGAATCAAATGCCGGAGGACAACCCGCCCAGGTTTTGGCAAGACTTGGTTATGCGGCTATTGTACTTGAGGGAAAACCTAAAGACGATACTCTTTATAAAATTATTATCAATAAGGATGGTGTAAAAGTAATTGCCGACAACAGCCTTAAAATGCTTGGCAATTATGATCTTATAGATAAGATAAAAAAAGAGTTCGGAGATAAGATCTGCTGCATATCGATTGGTTCTGCGGGAGAAATGAAGCTGTCGGCAGCTTCTATCGCATTTACCGATATGGAATTGAGGCCGACCCGCCATGCAGGCCGTGGCGGTACCGGAGCAGTAATGGGCGCAAAAGGTGTAAAAGTTATTGTGTTAGATGATGCGGGCATGCAAAACAGGAGTCCAAAAGATCCTGAAAAATTTAAAGAGGCAAATAAAAATTTCGTTCAGGCGCTTAAAAAAAATCCCATTACCGGAAAGGGTCTTCCTGCTTTAGGAACCAATTCATTAATGAATGTAATGAATGAATCAGGAGGATTACCTACAAATAATTTCAAGGCAGGTAATTTCGAAGGTGCTTTGAAAATCAGTGGTGAAACACAGGCAGCAACAGAAAGCGCCCGTGGAGGTGTTGTCACTCATGGTTGTCACAGGGGATGTGTTATCAGGTGCTCAGGAATTTTTAACGACAAAGACGGCAATTATTTAACAAAGCAGCCTGAATATGAAACCGTGTGGGCACATGGTGCAAACTGCGGCATAGACGATCTTGATGCAATAGCCATGCTTGACCGTTTAGATGATGATTTCGGGCTTGATACCATAGAAATGGGAACAGCAATTGCTGTCGCAATGGACGCAGGTCTTGCAAAATTCGGAGATGCTGATGCTGCAATAAATCTTGTTAAAGAAGTTGGGAAAGGAACTCCACTTGGCCGAATACTTGGTAACGGAGCAACAGTAACAGGCAAAGTATTTGGTGTGGAAAAAGTCCCTGTCGTAAAGGGCCAGTCATTGTCAGCCTACGATCCTCGTGCAATTTATGGTATGGGCGTCACTTATGCCACAAGTCCTATGGGAGCAGATCATACAGCAGGAAATGCCCGTTTAACGAATTTTTCAGGTTTGGGAATTAAAAATGACTTAAAAAAACCTGATGGCCAGATAGAGCTTTCAAGAATATTGCAGATAGTAACTGCTGCGCTTGACTCAACAGGAATGTGTTTATTTATAAATTATGCAATTTTAAGCAAACCGGAAAATTTCCAAATTTTTATGGATCTTATAAATGGCTTTACAGGCCTTGATATGACAAAAGAAGATTTTATTGATCTTGGAAAATCCATATTAAAAAATGAAAGAGAATTTAACATAAAAGCCGGTTTTACTTCAAAGCATGACAGGCTTCCCGAATTCTTCAAAAACGAAACGCTTCCGCCCCACAATACAACTTTTATAGTTAAAGATGAAGAGCTGGATCAGGTTTATAACTGGTAATTTTGATTTTTCTATTTAAAATGGGAGAGGCTTTATAAAGTTCTCTCCCATTTTTGCTTCGTAAATGTGACTCATTATACTATATTTGCACAATATATGATCGGGAAAATCCGTTAAGAATCAATATGGGAGAAGAAAAAGGCCCTTCTGTTGTAATTAACCCTCTTGGAGATTACTCAGGACTTGGAGGAAGAGCCATGACTTTTCGCTATAGTGTCAAAAAAAGTCCCTCCACCTAAAAATGCCTGGCAATTATGATCTTGTGGACAAGATGAAAAAAAATTGGAGGTAAGATCTGCTGCATATCGATGGGTCCTGCAGGTATGTCAAATCGCTGACGTCATGCGCTTCTTTATGATAGATGATTTGTGTTTACCAAAAACATGAATTTGCATCATATATAAAATCATTCCTATCTTTCTGAAATAATAGTTATTTTCTATATCTTAAATATCCAATGTTATTTAAACAACTGGCACACAGATTGCTATACATCACATTTTGACAATTATAAATCACTATTCATGATGTGACACCGATCTTCTTTATGGTAAACATTAACAAGTTTTTTTTGATGTCGAGAAAATTTAAGTTTTACTATCTTCTTTCTCTGATTTTCGGCTGATAATGTTACTCTACGTCTACAAAAGAGGATAATATGAGATATTGTACTAAAATATTTTGTAGTATATGCATTGTTCTTTTAATATGCAGCACAGCTATGGCACAAACCCTGCCGGACGCAGGCATCCTTCTCCAGGAACAACGGCAGCCCGGCGCCATCCTGCCGGACAGTCTTCCCTCAGACCGTGAAAAGGAGGTTATGAGTTCTCCCATGATTGATTCCGGTGTCATGGTTTTTGTAAAGGGTTTCCGTTTCACCGGCGGTGATGGTATCGCAACAGAGGCCGAGCTTCAGGAACTGGTCAGGAACAGTATAGGCCTGGAACTTGGCTTTTCCGATCTGAGGAATCTGGCTTTTATCGTAACCAATTATCTGCGTGAGAAAAAGGGCTATCTTCTATCCAGAGCATACCTTCCCAAACAGGATATTACAGATGGCATCATCGAAATAGC contains:
- a CDS encoding aldehyde ferredoxin oxidoreductase, yielding MDKILRINMGEEKGPSVVINSLGDYAGLGGRAMTSAIVSKEVPPLCHPLGANNKLVIAPGLLSGSLAAMSGRISVGCKSPLTGGIKESNAGGQPAQVLARLGYAAIVLEGKPKDDTLYKIIINKDGVKVIADNSLKMLGNYDLIDKIKKEFGDKICCISIGSAGEMKLSAASIAFTDMELRPTRHAGRGGTGAVMGAKGVKVIVLDDAGMQNRSPKDPEKFKEANKNFVQALKKNPITGKGLPALGTNSLMNVMNESGGLPTNNFKAGNFEGALKISGETQAATESARGGVVTHGCHRGCVIRCSGIFNDKDGNYLTKQPEYETVWAHGANCGIDDLDAIAMLDRLDDDFGLDTIEMGTAIAVAMDAGLAKFGDADAAINLVKEVGKGTPLGRILGNGATVTGKVFGVEKVPVVKGQSLSAYDPRAIYGMGVTYATSPMGADHTAGNARLTNFSGLGIKNDLKKPDGQIELSRILQIVTAALDSTGMCLFINYAILSKPENFQIFMDLINGFTGLDMTKEDFIDLGKSILKNEREFNIKAGFTSKHDRLPEFFKNETLPPHNTTFIVKDEELDQVYNW